The Patescibacteria group bacterium sequence TTGGACCACCAGACTATAAGCCGTAGTAGAGCCTACCATACCGGCTCCTATAATTGTCACTTTATTTTTCATATATTTTTATTTTAGCTTTTAATTTAATTTTATTGTCTGTGATTCTATCTTGCGACCCAAAAATTTTTCAGCGGCCTTATTAAATTTTTCACTACTATTGGTAGTCAAAAATATTCTTTTTGGATCTTTGCTTGTCTTGGCATATTGACTGTGCCGTTTGAGATACTCAGCCAGCTTGTCAGCGACTACCTGACCGCTGTCCAATATTTTTACTTCCAATCCAAAATTGCGGGCAATAATGTCGTGTAAAAATCCATAATGTGTACAGCCCAAAACTACTATATCTGGATTTTCTTTTTTCAGGGGTCTGACATATTCAGTTACAGCCATTTTGGTTTCAGGCTGATCTTCACGCGACTCCTCTATCAACGGCACAAGCAAGGGGCAAGCTTGTTGAAATACTTTTATATTTGGATCAAGATTAGCAAATTCATGCACATAAGCCTTTGATTCTATGGTGCTGGTGGTACCCATGACCGCTACTTTACGATTTTTACTTAGCTCGCCGACAGCTTCTGCCAGTGGCCTGATAACTCCCAAGACATTTTTGTCAGGATATTTTTGAGGCAAATATTCCTGTTGGATGCGGCGCAGCGCCATAGCAGAAGCAGTATTGCAAGCAAAAATAATAAGGCTGCAACCTTGTGAAAATAAATAATCTATGGCTTCTTTGGCGTATTTAAAAATCACAGCCTGGCTTTTATCTCCATAAGGAGCCCTAGCATTATCACCCAAATATATATAATCGTACTGAGGCAATTTTTTTTCAATATCTTTAAATATTGTCAGGCCTCCGTAGCCAGAATCAAATACTCCAATCATTTATTATTTTTTATTGGCCATTCCTTCAAAAGCCCTTAACACTTCCAACGGTAGAGCAAATACCACGGTGTTTGATTGATCTGATGACAAATCATTGATAGATTGCAAAGTCCTCAGATGTAAAGCGCCTTGTGCGCCAGCTAGAGTTTTGGCTGCCTTAGCCATATTTTCAGCAGCAATCACCTCTCCCTCAGCTTTGATAATTACCGCTCGTTTTTCACGCTCAGCTTCGGCCTGCTTAGCAATTGTCCTCTGCATGTCCTTTGGTAATTCAATGTGTTTGAGATCAACAGAAACTATTTTGATTCCCCAAGGATCGGTAGCGGCATCAACAATCTGTTGAATACGATTAGAGATTTGATCACGTTTGCCAAGCAACTCATCAAGGGATACTTCGCCGACTACATCACGCATAGTTGTTTGAGCCAATTGGCTGGTGGCATAGAAAAAATCTTCTACTTCCAAAAAAGCTTTTTCAACAGCAATTACTTTATAGTACAAAACTGCATTCACATTGACCGTGACATTATCTTTGGTAATGGCATCCTGATCAGGTACATCAACTGCTTTTACCCTAATATCTACTTTATGCATGCTTTGAAAAATCGGCCAGACAATACGCCACCCAGGCTCAACAGTACATAAGTATCGACCTAAAATAAATTTTATTCCTCTTTCATACTGATTGACTTGCCTGATAGAAATCAATACCAAAAATATGGCAAAGACAATCAAAAAAATTAAAAATGGCATAATATTTTATGTTAATTATTATTGTTTTCTTTCTGAAAAATCTATCAAGCTCTCTAACTCTTTTACTTTTTCAGCCAAGATATCTGGAGAGTCTGCCTCTACTGTCAGACGAAGAAGTGGTTCGGTATTGGAAGGACGGACATTGAACCACCAATCTTTGAATTCTACGGTAATTCCATCAATTTCATCTATAATGTTTTCTTTATAGGTGTTTCTAAATTTTTCCAACTCTATTTCAATATTGTTTACCACAAAATTGAGCTCATTACTCTTGTAATATAGGTTATAATCTTTCATTATTTCTGATATCAAGCGCCCGTCTTGTGATATTGCCTGCAAAATGAGTACCATAGCAATAAAAGCATTATCAGCATAATAATTGTCTCTAAATGCAAAGTGGGCTGACACCTCGCCACTCATAATACCCTGCTCTTCTCGCATATGGCGAGCCAGATTCAAATAACCCACCTCACTTCTGATTGGCCTACCGCCCCATTTACTTATCAAATCTTTAACCGAATGAGTGCTAATAAGATTGTAAACAATACCAGCCCCCGGATTGTTTTCCAACATCGGTTTTATCATTGGGATAAGTGTCATATCACCTTTATAAAGTTTACCTTTCTCATCCAGGAGATTGACCCTATCGCCATCTACATCACAAATAAAACCAAAGTCTGCTCCGATTTCTTTTATCTTGGCGGCCAACTTATCTGGTGCTCCAGCAGTCAGTGGATTTGGCGCTCGGTTGGGGAAATTTCCATCCGGTTCTTTGAACATCAAAGTAAGCTCACCAGGCAACTGTTTAAAAATCTCCTCTACCATTTGCCCATTCATGCCATTACCTACATCAACTACCACCTTAAGCGGCTTGATTTTTTTGACATCTACAAAAGACATAACATGTGCCAAATGATCGGCCAAAATATCTTTTTT is a genomic window containing:
- a CDS encoding slipin family protein, with translation MPFLIFLIVFAIFLVLISIRQVNQYERGIKFILGRYLCTVEPGWRIVWPIFQSMHKVDIRVKAVDVPDQDAITKDNVTVNVNAVLYYKVIAVEKAFLEVEDFFYATSQLAQTTMRDVVGEVSLDELLGKRDQISNRIQQIVDAATDPWGIKIVSVDLKHIELPKDMQRTIAKQAEAEREKRAVIIKAEGEVIAAENMAKAAKTLAGAQGALHLRTLQSINDLSSDQSNTVVFALPLEVLRAFEGMANKK
- the murI gene encoding glutamate racemase, whose protein sequence is MIGVFDSGYGGLTIFKDIEKKLPQYDYIYLGDNARAPYGDKSQAVIFKYAKEAIDYLFSQGCSLIIFACNTASAMALRRIQQEYLPQKYPDKNVLGVIRPLAEAVGELSKNRKVAVMGTTSTIESKAYVHEFANLDPNIKVFQQACPLLVPLIEESREDQPETKMAVTEYVRPLKKENPDIVVLGCTHYGFLHDIIARNFGLEVKILDSGQVVADKLAEYLKRHSQYAKTSKDPKRIFLTTNSSEKFNKAAEKFLGRKIESQTIKLN
- a CDS encoding phosphomannomutase/phosphoglucomutase, which translates into the protein MSYLENIDTSIFKSYDFRGIYPSQMNEQAINLIAQAYIKFLSDKLGKPIKDLKMVVCYDCRKSSQALFDEAVKIFLEYGVTIDNIGMQSINDYYFAVGRYKYDGGFFATASHNPPEYGGCKLAYANIEYADSIDFLSGKEILQYMQELDFPLADEKVPGKIGKKDILADHLAHVMSFVDVKKIKPLKVVVDVGNGMNGQMVEEIFKQLPGELTLMFKEPDGNFPNRAPNPLTAGAPDKLAAKIKEIGADFGFICDVDGDRVNLLDEKGKLYKGDMTLIPMIKPMLENNPGAGIVYNLISTHSVKDLISKWGGRPIRSEVGYLNLARHMREEQGIMSGEVSAHFAFRDNYYADNAFIAMVLILQAISQDGRLISEIMKDYNLYYKSNELNFVVNNIEIELEKFRNTYKENIIDEIDGITVEFKDWWFNVRPSNTEPLLRLTVEADSPDILAEKVKELESLIDFSERKQ